Genomic segment of Microbacterium sp. BH-3-3-3:
TCCGCCGAAGCCGCCGCCGGTCATGCGGGCGCCCAGGGCGCCCGAGGCCAGCGCCGTCTCGACGGCCAGGTCGAGCTCGGGGACCGAGATCTCGAAGTCGTCGCGCATCGAGACGTGCGAGGCGGTGAGCAGGTCGCCGATGGCGGAGGGACCGTCGGCGTCGAGGGCGGCGACGGTGTCGAGCACGCGCTGGTTCTCGGTGACGATGTGCCGCACGCGGCGGAAGGTCACGTCATCGAGGATCTCTGCGGCGCGGGGCAGATCGTCGACCGTGAGGTCGCGCAGTGCCGGCACGTCGAAAGCGGCGGCGCCCTTCTCGCACGAGGCACGGCGTTCGCGGTAGCCGCCCGAGGAGTGCGCGTGCTCGACCAGCGTGTCGACGACGAGGATCGACAGCCCCGCCTCGGCGAACCCGAGCGCCACGGGGCGGGTCTCGAGCGTGCGGCAGTCGAGGAAGGTCGCGGCGTCCGCGACGCCCAGCATCGACGCCATCTGGTCCATGATGCCCGTCGGGGCGCCGACCGCGTCGTTCTCGGCCACGCGGCCGACCCGGGCGAGGGCGACCTTGTCGAGCCCGGCGCCCCACACGTCGTCGAGGGCGGAGGCCACGGCTCCCTCGATCGCGGCCGACGACGACAGTCCGGCGCCGACGGGGACCTCCGACGCCAGGGCGAGGTCGACGCCGCGGGTCACGGCATCCGGGGCCGCCCGCCGCAGCGCCCACGCGACGCCCAGCGGGTAGCCCGCCCAGTCGAGGCCTCCGGCGGCGATGCGCGCGTCGAGGTCGGCGAGCGACACCTCCACGGTGTCGTCGGAGAACGTCGAACGCACGCGGATCAGGTCGTCGTCGCGCAGGGCCACGGCGGCGGCGGTGCGCTGGGCGATCGCGAAGGGGAAGACGAAGCCCTCGTTGTAGTCGGTGTGCTCGCCGATGAGGTTGGCGCGACCGGGGGCCGACCACACTCCCGCGAGGGGGCGATCGGTCAGCGTGGCGAGAAGGGTGCGGGCGTCGTCGACGGCGGTCATGCCGTCACCTCCGGAACGGTGTCGAGGGCGGCGCGCAGACGCTCGGCCTGCGACTCGGGGGTCACGTCGCCGATCCAGGCGCCCATGGCGGCCTCGGATCCGGCGAGGTACTTCAGCTTGTCGGCGGCACGGCGGGGCGAGGTGATCTGCAGGTTGAGGCGCACGGCTTTGCGTCCGCGCCCGACCGGGGCCTGGTGCCACGCGGCGATGTAGGGCGTGGGGGAGTCGTACAGCGCATCGATGCCGCGCAGCAGCCGCAGGTAGAAGGGGGCGAGCTCGTCGCGCTCGGCGTCGGTGGTCTCGGCCAGGTCGGCGACGTGGCGGTGCGGCAGCACGTGCACCTCGACGGGCCAGCGCGCGGCGAAGGGCACGAACGCCGTCCAGTGCTCGCCCCGCAGCACGACGCGGTCGCCGGCCGACTCGAACTCGAGGATGCGCTGGAACAGATCGTTCGAGCTGCGCGAGATCGTGTCGAGCAGGCGGTGCGTGCGCGGGGTGACGTACGGGTAGGCGTAGATCTGCCCGTGCGGGTGGGCGAGGGTGACCCCGATCTCCTGCCCCCGGTTCTCGAACGGGAACACCTGGCGGATGCCGGGCAGAGCCGACAACGCCGCCGTGCGGTCGGCCCACGCTTCGATCACGGTGCGGGCGCGGGTGCGCGAGAGCGAACCGAACGAGCCCTCGTGCGCGGGACTGAAGCAGACGACCTCGCAGCGACCGACCGAGGTGCGGGTGCGACCGAGTCCGAGGTGCTCGAGGTCGTCGTCGCCGCGCGGCGGGTCGACGGCGGCGGGAACGTCGCCGAGCGCGACGTCGAGCGCGGGACCGAACGACGGGGACTTGTTCTCGAACACCGCGACGTCGTAGAGCGACGGGATCTCCGACGGGTTCGTCGGCGTCTGCGGCGACAGCGGGTCGAGATGCGCGGGGGGCAGGAACGCGCGGTTCTGGCGGTTGGATGCCACGGTGATCCAGTCGCCGGTCAGCACGTCCTGGCGCATGGTCGCGGTGGTCGGCCGCGGGTCGAGCGTGCGGGCGTCGACCGAGCGCTCGGCGCCGAGCGCGGTGCCGGGATCGTCGAAGTAGATGAGCTCGCGGCCGTCGGCGAGCAGCGTCGGGCGCTTGACGACTCCGGCGCCGAGACGCACCGCGGAGGGGGTGTGCATGTTCACGATAACACGCTACAACGCGGCCATGCTATCGTCAACATCGAGGAGAATGATGCGCGTATCCATGGCCGACGTGGCCGTCCGGGCCGGGGTCTCGGCGCAGACGGTGTCGCGCGTGGCCAACGGCAGCCCCCGGGTCGATCCGGCCACCCGCGCCCGCGTCGAGAAGGCCATGGCCGATCTCGGCTACCGCATGCATCGCGCCGCCCGCGCCCTGCGCACCGGCCAGACCTCGACCATCGGCCTCGTCGTGTCGACCCTCGCCTCGGTCGGCAACTCCCGCATGCTGCAGGCGATCTCCGAGGCGGCCGAGGCCCGCGACTACGCCCTCGCCGTCGTGACGGTCAAAGAACGCGGCATCCGCGACGCCTTCGCCCGGCTGCGCTCGCAGGGCGTCGACGGCGCCGTCGTGCTGAACGAGGCGACCGAGCTGGCGCGCGACGTCGAGCCCCCGGCCGATCTGCACCTCGTCGTCGTCGACTCCCCGCCCGACCCGCGTTTCTCGATCGTGCAGACCGACCACGCCGCCGGGGCGCGCGCCGCAACAGAGCACCTGCTGTCGCTCGGCCATGACACCGTGCACCACCTGGCCGGTCCGGTGCGCTCCTTCGCCGCCGCCGAGCGCGAGCGCGGGTGGCGCGCGGCCCTCGTCGAGGCCGGTGTCACTGTGCCGGAACCGGTCCGCGGCGATTGGACCTCGGCCTCGGGTCACCGCGCCGCGCGTGCGCTGGTCGAGGCCTCCGCCGTCTTCGTCGCGAACGACCAGATGGCCCTCGGGGCGCTGCGGGCCTTCGCCGAGGCGGGACGGCGCGTGTCCGACGACATCGCCGTGGTCGGTTTCGACGACATCGTGGATGCCGGCGAGTACCGGCCCCCGTTGAGCACCGTGCGCCAGGACTTCGACGCCCTCGGCGTGCGCGTCGTCGTCGCGCTGATCGCGGCGATCGAGGGCGGCGAGCCGGCGGCGGAGTCGGTGCCGACCTCGCTGGTGGTGCGCGAGAGCAGCGTCGCGGGCTGAGGCCGTCGCGTCCGTCGCGCCCCGTCTGCCGGGCAGCGCTCGTGCCGGGCCGGGCGTGGGGCGCGATCGGTGCAGCGGGGCGGTCACCGTGCGCCCCGGTGCACGGAATGCGCCCCAAACTCGCGGAACCCGCCCGCCCGCGGCGCCCCGCCCGCGCGCCGCGCCTGCCGCGCTGTGGCCGGTGCCCGGCTGCGTGTGGGGCGCGATCGGTGCGGCGGGGCGGTCAATGTGCGCCCCGGTGCACGGAATGCGCCCCATAGCCGCCGCGCCCGCGCGCCCCGCCCGCTGGGCCTGCCCGCTGCGCCTGCCCGCCCGCCGCGCCTGCCCGCCGCGCCTGCCGCGCAGCGGCTCGTCCCGGGCTGCGTGTGGGGCGCGATCGGTGCAGCGGGGCGGTCACCGTGCGCCCCGGTGCACGGAATGCGCCCCAAACTCGCCGCGCCCGCCCGCCCGCCGCGCCTGCCCGCTGCGCCTGCCGCGCAGCGGCTCGTCCCGGGCCGCGTGTGGGGCGCGATCGGTGCAGCGGGGCGGTCAATGTGCGCCCCGGTGCACGAAACGCGCCCCATGGCCGCCGCACCCGCCCGCCCGTCGCGCCCGCCCGCCAAGCCCTCACCCCACCGACCCGCCCGCCCGCCCGCCCGCCCGCCCGCCGGGCGGGGCGCTCAGGCGGCCGGTGCCGTCGCGGGCAGGTCGAGGGTGACGGTGGTGAACTCGCCGGGCACGCTGTCGATGTGCACCGTGCCGCCGTGGGCGAGGGCGATGGACCGCACGTTCGTGAGCCCGAGCCCGAACCCCTGGATCTCGCGCGAGCGTGCGAGCGGGGTGCGGTAGAAGCGGTCGAACGCACGGCGCTGCTCGGCGTGCCCGATGCCGGGCCCGGTGTTGGTCACGGCGATGCGCACCCGTCCCTCGCAGACCCCGTGGGCGACGGTGATGGGGCGGGAGGGGATGCCGAACTTCACGGCGTTCGTGAGCAGCTCGCGAATGGCGACCACGAGCTGGGCGCGGTCGGCATGGGCGTGCGAGGGGCCCGTCGAGGTCGTCTCGATCGTGTGCGCGTGCGTCTCGGCGAGCGAGGTGACGCCGCGCACCGCCGCGGCCACGACATCGACCAGGTCGACGGAGGCGGGGCGCAGGGTCTTCTCGCTCTCGCCCGCGGCGAACAGCTCGCCGACCCGCTGCGTCAGGTCGGCGGTGCGCCGCGTCGCGACGTCGACGTAGCGGCGCAGGGTGACCTGCTCGGGGTCGATCGCCTCATCGATGAGGTCGAGGAACCCGGTGATGCTCGTGAGCGGGGTGCGCAGCTCGTGCGAGACGGTGTGTAGGAACTCCTCGCGCACCTCGATCGCCTCGGCGAGCTCGGTGACGTCGTGGATCACGACCACCGTTCCGAGGATGCGCCCGTCGGGTCGCCGCAGTCGGCTCGACGAGACGAGCACGGCGGCCTGCGACCCGGCCGCTCCCCACCACTGCAGCTCGTCGACGACGGTCTCGCCCGACAGGGCGCGGGGGAGGACCTGCGCCCGAGGGGGGATCGGCGTCGCGCGATCGGCGGCGAGCACGTGGGGTCCCGCGAACGGGCGGGTGTCGAGGTCGAACCCGCCCAGCTCGGCGAAGCGGTGCGCGCGCGTATTGGCGACCTCGAGCCGATCGGTCGGTCCGTAGAACGCCACCCCCGCGCTGACGGTGTCGACGATGGCGCGGGCGACCGTCTCGGCATCCCGTGCCTCCTCGAGGGCGGCGGCCTGTGCGCGATACGAATCGGCGAGGCGCCGGGAGTTGCGGCGGAGGTGCCGCGCGGCCACGAACACGATGACCGCGACGCCGACGATGAAGGTCGGCAGGGTCACGACGGTGACCCATTCGACGGCGTTCGCGGGCCACGCGCCCACGTAGGCGAAGCGGAACGAGGTGATGAACCCGGCCCCGAATACGGCGACCGCCATGCCGTACCAGGGGAAGCCGTAGGCGAGCCACAGCACGGGGAAGATCGCGAGGATCGTGACGCTGGGAAAGAGCGCGAGCAACTCGGCGCGCAGCAGGGCGACGGCGAGCAGGTCGAGACCCGCGACCGCCATCATCCACGCCAGGGGGAGGCGCTCCCACGGCACGACGAGCGCCGCCACGGTCGCGACGAGGGTGACGGCGAGGCCGGCGACGACGACCCCGGTGGTGGCGATCGAGGGGACCGCGAGACCGGCGACGCCGACGAGGAACGCCACCCCGAGCGTGAAGGGGAGCTGAGCCCGGAGGAAGACGCGGAACCGCCCCCGCGGGCTGACTTCCATCTCGAACAGCGGCACCGTCGTTTCCCCACTTCCGCTCGACGAGAGAGGCCTTCTCTGACCGTACTTCACCGGGAGCGCGGGGAAGTGGACCTGTCGTGTCGACCGGTCCGTCGCGTCGCGCGGACGTCGGCCGCGCGACCTACTCCTCGCGCGGCCCGAGCGACGGTGCCGCCACGAACCGTGCCACGGGCTCGAGCACCTGCTCGAGCTCGAGCACGACGATCTCGTTCGCGCCGGCCCGGGTGACGGGGGCGGGCACGTACATCGTGTTCTGCGGGACGGTGCGCCAGTACCGGCCGAGGAAGAACCCGTTGACGAAGGCGTAGCCCTTTCCCCAGGCCGCGGTGTCGAGGAAGAGGTCGGCCGGAGCGTCGAGCGAGAAGGACCCGCGCAGGGCCGAGCGGCCCACGACGCCCGAGTCCGAGCCCGAGCGGGCGGCCGCGATGGCCGTCACCTCGATCGGGGTCGAGGTCCACCCGGTGAGCGGCTGCCCGTCGATCGTCACGTCGCCGATGAGCCCCTTCGCCTCGCCGAGACGATCGGCGTAGTTCACGCGCCCCTGGTCTTCGACGAGCACCGTGAGGTGCGCGCCCGCGGGGATCGCGAGGGCGCGCTCGTGCAGCGACCGCGACAGTCGCCCGACCGGCACGCCGTCGACCTCGACCCACGCGAGGTCGCGCACCTCGCCGAAGACGAGGATTCCCGCCGCGTCGTCGAACGCGGGCAGGTCGACGTCATAGCGCACCAGCGCGCCGAGGTGTCCGAGCTGCTCGAAGCTGGCGGGGGCGTCGGTGATCGCGGCCTCGCCGGCCTCCGGCATCCACTCGCCCTCGCCGGTCAGGGCGACCTCGAGCGCGGGGGCCGCCGCACGTTCGGCGGGCACCTCGCCCTCGACGGGGGCGTACCGGGCGATGACCTCGCGGA
This window contains:
- the galK gene encoding galactokinase, whose amino-acid sequence is MTAVDDARTLLATLTDRPLAGVWSAPGRANLIGEHTDYNEGFVFPFAIAQRTAAAVALRDDDLIRVRSTFSDDTVEVSLADLDARIAAGGLDWAGYPLGVAWALRRAAPDAVTRGVDLALASEVPVGAGLSSSAAIEGAVASALDDVWGAGLDKVALARVGRVAENDAVGAPTGIMDQMASMLGVADAATFLDCRTLETRPVALGFAEAGLSILVVDTLVEHAHSSGGYRERRASCEKGAAAFDVPALRDLTVDDLPRAAEILDDVTFRRVRHIVTENQRVLDTVAALDADGPSAIGDLLTASHVSMRDDFEISVPELDLAVETALASGALGARMTGGGFGGAAIALISTDLLPAATEAVRAAFAASGFRAPNIFTVTPSEGARRDA
- the galT gene encoding galactose-1-phosphate uridylyltransferase encodes the protein MHTPSAVRLGAGVVKRPTLLADGRELIYFDDPGTALGAERSVDARTLDPRPTTATMRQDVLTGDWITVASNRQNRAFLPPAHLDPLSPQTPTNPSEIPSLYDVAVFENKSPSFGPALDVALGDVPAAVDPPRGDDDLEHLGLGRTRTSVGRCEVVCFSPAHEGSFGSLSRTRARTVIEAWADRTAALSALPGIRQVFPFENRGQEIGVTLAHPHGQIYAYPYVTPRTHRLLDTISRSSNDLFQRILEFESAGDRVVLRGEHWTAFVPFAARWPVEVHVLPHRHVADLAETTDAERDELAPFYLRLLRGIDALYDSPTPYIAAWHQAPVGRGRKAVRLNLQITSPRRAADKLKYLAGSEAAMGAWIGDVTPESQAERLRAALDTVPEVTA
- a CDS encoding LacI family DNA-binding transcriptional regulator, which codes for MRVSMADVAVRAGVSAQTVSRVANGSPRVDPATRARVEKAMADLGYRMHRAARALRTGQTSTIGLVVSTLASVGNSRMLQAISEAAEARDYALAVVTVKERGIRDAFARLRSQGVDGAVVLNEATELARDVEPPADLHLVVVDSPPDPRFSIVQTDHAAGARAATEHLLSLGHDTVHHLAGPVRSFAAAERERGWRAALVEAGVTVPEPVRGDWTSASGHRAARALVEASAVFVANDQMALGALRAFAEAGRRVSDDIAVVGFDDIVDAGEYRPPLSTVRQDFDALGVRVVVALIAAIEGGEPAAESVPTSLVVRESSVAG
- a CDS encoding cell wall metabolism sensor histidine kinase WalK, translating into MPLFEMEVSPRGRFRVFLRAQLPFTLGVAFLVGVAGLAVPSIATTGVVVAGLAVTLVATVAALVVPWERLPLAWMMAVAGLDLLAVALLRAELLALFPSVTILAIFPVLWLAYGFPWYGMAVAVFGAGFITSFRFAYVGAWPANAVEWVTVVTLPTFIVGVAVIVFVAARHLRRNSRRLADSYRAQAAALEEARDAETVARAIVDTVSAGVAFYGPTDRLEVANTRAHRFAELGGFDLDTRPFAGPHVLAADRATPIPPRAQVLPRALSGETVVDELQWWGAAGSQAAVLVSSSRLRRPDGRILGTVVVIHDVTELAEAIEVREEFLHTVSHELRTPLTSITGFLDLIDEAIDPEQVTLRRYVDVATRRTADLTQRVGELFAAGESEKTLRPASVDLVDVVAAAVRGVTSLAETHAHTIETTSTGPSHAHADRAQLVVAIRELLTNAVKFGIPSRPITVAHGVCEGRVRIAVTNTGPGIGHAEQRRAFDRFYRTPLARSREIQGFGLGLTNVRSIALAHGGTVHIDSVPGEFTTVTLDLPATAPAA